In Athalia rosae chromosome 6, iyAthRosa1.1, whole genome shotgun sequence, one DNA window encodes the following:
- the LOC105693228 gene encoding NEDD8-activating enzyme E1 catalytic subunit, producing the protein MGSDHLHRKWCHLRKVLERSGPFCRPDFEPSPDTLQFLSENCKLLVIGAGGLGCELLKNLALMGFRQIHLIDMDTIELSNLNRQFLFRHKDIGASKAEVAAKFINARVSGCNVMPHFCKIQEKDEAFYRQFHIIISGLDSIVARRWINGMLISLLNYEDGELDQSSVIPLVDGGTEGFKGNARVILPGLSACIECTLDLYPPQVTYPLCTIANTPRLPEHCIEYVKVIQWPKENPFDCPIDGDDPHHINWIYEKSNERAVQFSIQGLTYRLVQGVVKNIIPAVASTNAVIAATCSTEVFKLATSCCSSLNNYMVLNDLDGIYTYTYEAEKKNDCLACSQIPKEIRISDSSLKLKSLLDILCERIDLQMKNPGVTANIDGKNKTLYMQTVASIEEKTRVNLNKSLIELGLKDGSEIMVADITTPNTVVLKLKFPPIVTDVEMA; encoded by the exons ATGGGATCAGACCATTTACACCGAAAATGGTGTCATCTACGGAAGGTTTTGGAGAGATCTGGTCCATTTTGTCGGCCGGATTTCGAACCGTCACCGGATACGTTACAATTTTTGAGTGAAAATTGTAAACTGTTGGTCATTGGAGCGGGAGGATTAGGGTGTGAACTTCTCAAGAATTTGGCCCTGATGGGTTTCAGACAGATTCATCTTATTGACATGGATACTATTGAACTGTCAAACCTCAACAG ACAATTTCTGTTTCGTCACAAAGACATTGGTGCCTCGAAAGCTGAGGTTGCGGCAAAGTTTATCAATGCTCGAGTGTCAGGATGTAACGTGATGCCACACTTTTGTAAGAtacaagaaaaagatgaagccTTCTATCGACAATTTCACATCATAATCTCTGGGCTAGATTCAATCGTTGCCAGGAGATGGATTAATGGTATGTTGATATCACTGCTCAATTACGAAGATGGAGAATTGGATCAGTCCAGTGTTATCCCGCTGGTTGACGGAGGTACAGAAGGATTTAAGGGGAACGCAAGAGTCATTTTACCTGGTTTATCAGCCTGTATCGAATGTACATTAGATCTTTATCCTCCACAG GTCACTTATCCGCTGTGTACAATAGCAAATACTCCACGTTTACCCGAACACTGTATCGAGTATGTGAAAGTTATTCAGTGGCCAAAAGAAAATCCATTTGACTGTCCCATTGATGGAGACGATCCACACCATATAAATTGGATCTATGAAAAGTCTAACGAAAGAGCTGTGCAGTTTAGTATACAAGGATTAACCTACAGACTTGTCCAAGGagttgtgaaaaatattattcctgCTGTTGCATCGACAAATGCAGTGATTGCTGCCACCTGTAGTACAGAAGTTTTCAAGTTAGCGACAAGTTGTTGCTCttcattgaataattacatG GTATTGAATGATCTAGATGggatttatacgtatacatacgaagcggaaaagaagaatgatTGCTTAGCTTGTAGTCAAATCCCAAAAGAGATACGGATTTCTGATTCATCATTGAAGCTTAAGAGTTTGCTAGACATATTGTGCGAAAGGATTGACTTGCAGATGAAAAATCCAGGTGTGACGGCAAACATTGATGGGAAAAACAAAACCCTGTATATGCAGACGGTTGCAAGCATCGAGGAGAAAACGAGAGTAAATTTAAACAAATCCCTGATTGAGCTTGGTTTAAAAGATGGTTCTGAAATAATGGTGGCAGACATCACTACACCAAACACAGTTGTACTCAAGTTGAAATTTCCACCTATTGTCACAGATGTAGAAATGGCGTAA